In Streptomyces sp. NBC_01231, the sequence AACGGGGCGGTCCACTTGGTTCCACCCCGCGCGACCTGGCTCGGTGTGCCCTGCCTGGTGGCGTCAGCTAAATCCAATTGATTGATTAAGTCAACGCATCAGCCGTGTAAACTTTCGTCATGAATCGCCGTTCTTCACATGCAGGGCATAGGTCATGAGGCAGTGCAAAGGGTGCATCTCGACTCGCGTCGATGCCCGTCGTGGAGGAACGAAAAGCATGAGGAGCGGCAGGTGACGATGCTCGGCGGCACGAATCTGCCCCGGGTCGGGGGGTACAACCAGGCCGTCGTCCTGGACGCCATCCGGACCCGGGGGCCGGTGAGCCGTGTCGAACTGGCCGAGCTGACCGGCCTGACCAATCAGACCGTCTCGAACGTCGTCCGTAAGCTGCTCGACGCCGGCCTGGTCACGGAGACCGGCCACGCCCCTTCCAGTGGCGGCAAACGCCGCACTCTGCTGGCTGCCCGTCCCGAGGGGGCCTACGCGCTCGGTGTCCATCTCGACCCCGACGCGGCCGTCATCGTCCTGGTCGACCTGGCAGGTGAGGCGATCACCACCCGTCGCATCAGGCTCACCGTCCCCAGCGAGCCGACCGACGTCGTGCGACGGGTGGCCCGTGCGGCCCTCCGGCTCGTCGACCGGTCCGCCGTGGACCCCGCCCGACTGCTCGGTCTGGGCATCGCCGCTCCCGGACCGATCGACAGCTCCACCGGTACGGTGATCTCCCCGCCGAACCTACCCGGCTGGGACCGCGTCCGGCTGATCGAGATGTTCGCCGAGGCCACCGGCATGCCCGTGGCCCTGGACAACGACGCCACCGCCGCCGCCATCGGCGAACGCTGGATCGGCGGCGAGGCCAGGGCGGGCAGCTTCCTGTTCCTCTACCTGGGCACCGGTATCGGCGCCGGCATCGTCCTCAACAACACCGTCCTGCACGGCGATTCGGGCAACGCGGGGGAGTTCGGCCACATGGCCGTCGAACCGGGGGACCGCGTCTGCCACTGCGGCGGCACCGGCTGCCTCGGCCCCTACTGCAGCCCGGCCGCGATCATCGACGACCTGGTGCGCCGCCACGGACAGGCGGCCGCCGACCGTATCGGCCTGGCCGTGGATCCCCAAACCCTGCACGGCGACTGGAAGTTGCTCCGCCGGGCCGCCCGCACCGGCGACCCGTCGGCCTGCGACGTCGTACGCCACGCAGCCCGCCGCATCGGACAGGCCGCCCGGGGCGCCGTCAGCGTGCTCGATGTCAGCCGCGTCGTCCTCGGAGGCGAGGGGCTGCGCGGCATCGAGCACATCGTGCGAGAGGAGATCGACACGGCCGTCAACAGCACCTCCGTCGCCCGCGCCATCCGCCCCATCGCTGTCGAGCAGAGCGTGATGGTGGACACCGTCGGCGCGGTCGGTGCCGCGTCCCTCGTGCTGCACGGCAACTACACGCCCGGCTGGCGCATGCTCACCGAGTCCTCCGGCTGACCGCGGAAGGGGTGTCGGGAACTCACCTCCGGTAACCGCGGAGCTTTCGTCGACCTCCAAGCGTTCCCGTCACGGTCACACCTCCCGGTGGTCGATGCCGAGCAGGCTCGCGGCGGCGCGGAAGTCGGCGGTGTGGTGGCCGACCGCGAGGGACCAGTGGTGGCCTACGCCCGTGGCGCTCCACGCGTCGACCCACTCGCCCGGGTCACGGCCGAAGTCGACGCGGCTGGTGGTGTTGCCGATCTCCAGCAGCGGTCCCGGTACGACCGTGCCCTCGGACGTGATGAAGGAGAGGCTGCCGTCGGCGTCCTGGCCGAGGCCGAGGAGGGTGACGGGCCCGTGCTGGACGTCGAACTCCACGCTGACGCCCCAGCCCCGCTTGCCGTGGTAGACGCCCAGTCCCCGCAGCAGCGGGTCACGGGCGCTGACGGCGAGGTGGGCGGGTCCGTCATGGCCCATCTCCACGACACCGTCCTCGAAGTCGAGGGCCTGGATCTCGGTGAAGGAGCCCCCGGCGCCGATGCTCTGGGTGGCCAACTGGGCGACGCTGGTGCGCAGTTCGTACTCACCGGCCGCGGGCACGCCCCGGGCGGTGAGCAGCGAGGCCCCGAGGATCAGGCCGGCGCCGAGCCGCTCGTGCAGTTCGCCGTCGAGGCCGCGGTGGTAGTACGCGAGCGTGTCGAGCCCGAAGTCCTCGACCAGCCGGTCCAGTGCGACCGACACGGTCGCCCCCCACGCGAAGTCCTCGTCCGCCACACTGTCGTCGACAGCGAAGATCCGCCGGGCGAGAGCCATGCGCTCACGGCTCTCCTCCTCGGTCACCTTCTCCACCCGATGCCGCAGGTCGTCGAACTCCAGCACCTCGACATGCGAGCCGAACGTCGCCGGAAGCAGCGTCAGGTCCGTCGACACGTCCAGCATGCCGGGATACAGATGCCCCATCAGACCGTGCCGGCCGTGCCGGAGCGCGGCGCGGACGTGTGCGGCCCGGATCCACTGCTCGATGCGCCGCCAGGCCGACTCCTGTCGCAGCCAGCCCGACACCGACCGGAAGGGGATGCCGGCGCGGCGGAAGACGTTGCCGACCTCGGGCACGGGGCACTGTCCGCAGTAGGCCAGCCAGGCGCCCGTGTCGAAGGAGGCGTGGTCCATCCGTTCGGACGGCTGGAGATCGATGACCAGGACGGGGGTGTGCGAGCGCCGGGCGATCGGCAGCACCATCGACGAGGTCAGGTAGGTCGTCAGAAACAGCACGATCAGGTCGCAGTCCGCCCGGCGGAGCTCCTCGGCGGCGACCGCCCCTTCCTCGGCGTCGGAGATGAAGCCGACGTCGGTCACCTCCGCGTCCAGTCGCCGCAACCGCTCGGTGACGTACTGGGCCGACTCCCTCAACTGCGGCAGCAGCCCCGGGAACTGGGGCCAGTAGGTGCCGAGCCCGCCGGCGACCAGTCCGATCCTGGTACGGCGGCGGGGTACCGGGGGGAGCAGATCGCGCAGGGCGGCGGCGCGGTCCGCGGCCAGGGTGGTGGGTTCGGTCGTTGCCATGGGCGGTGCTCCTTCGGAGGTCCGGTTCGGATTCAGGCCCGGGTCGCTCCCAGATCCGCCGGGGCGGCAGCGGCATCAGGGGAACGCCGGATGAGGACACGGACGATGTAGACCCCGGCGACACCTGACGCCGCCATGCAGACGGTGATCGACCAGAGCAGCAGGGACACGCTGTACTCCATCAGGGCGGGCGTCACGAACGCGACGCCCGCGAAGACCCCTCGCGACAGGGCGTAGGTCAGGCCCTGGGTGGTGCCGCGGGTGTCCGGGGGCAGGGTGAGCTGCGACCACACCTTGTAACTGGCCTCCCCCGCAAAGGGGTTGGAGATCTGGTAGAGCACGAAGAAGACGAGCATGCCGACGAGGGCGCCCGCCGTGAGGGAGGCGATGCAGAAGGCGACGACCTGCACGATCGTGAACACGTAGAACAGCCGGTCGCGCCACGGGGTGTCGGCGAGCCGGACGAAGACGAAGGTCAGCACCAGCGCGATCGGGAGGAAGGCCAGGTTGATCCCGGTGGCCAGGCTCTGCGAGGCACCGCTGACCGTGACCAGCAGATAGGTGCCGAACTGGCCGAAGGTGTTGGCGCCGATGCCCCAGGTGACGTAGTAGAGGAAGGTCGCGGCCATCGGCAGCAACGCGGCACGGTTCCACACGTTCCTGAGCGCGGTTCCGCGCGGGGCGTCCAGCGCGGCCGCCTCGGCCTCCACCGCATCGTCCGGCGGCTCGTCGGCCAGTTCCAGACGGGCGCGGAGCTGCCAGGTGAGCAGCGCGGCGACGGCCAGATGGCCGGTGATGATCCGCGCTCCGGTCATGCCCGCGTCCGACAGGACGTAGCCGAGGAAGATGACGACGACGATGCCCAACACCCACATGACCTGGGTGAAGGACACGAGCCGGGCCCGGCCGTCGGCGGGCGCGGCGTCCGAGACCACGGCCAGGGACGTCGGCAGGTCGGCGCCTGCCGCCAGCCCCGCCACGAGCACGCCGACCAGGAGCACGATGTCGTTCGGCGCCAGGGTGATGACGACCGCGCCCAACGCGAAGCAGAGGATGTCCAGGTTGTAGACACGGCGGCGCCCGAACATGTCGGCGAGCCGTCCGCCGACGAGGGACCCGACGGCGATGCAGCCGGTGACGATCGCGCTGATCGCGCCGGCCATCCACACGCCCATGTCGTAGTGGTCCCGGTAGATGGCCAGGTTGACAGCGATGCTGACGATGAGAGCGGCGTCCAGGTACGAGGCCATGCCCGACAGGGCGGCGACCTTCCACAGGCGCTTGGGGATGGGCTGTTCCGGGTGATCCGGGGCAGTCGAAGTTCGGGCCATGATGCGACTCCGTCGTCGTCCGGGGATTGGCCTTGGTGCTTCGATCGACGAGACCCGGCGGAAGAACACGCGGAAGGAGCTGCGGAGGGGGACGTCGCGGCTCTGGGCCGGGTAGGTCGCAGTGACTATAGGATCCAAAAAACGTTACAACAAGCCCCCGCGCCCACTTCCGCGGAGAGAAGGCGCGGATCCTTCGTGGAGTCTCGTATCTGGTGAGGACGCCGCAGGTCCCCTACGGTGGAAGCGATGTAAAACGTTTTCAGATCCGCGAGGTTGCCCGGGCCGCACTCGGAAGGACCGCATTCGTGATCTCTCCTGAACTGCGACAGCTGTTCGACGACCCGCCCCGGGGCTTCGGCCCCACTCCGCTGTGGTGGTGGTCGGGCGCGAAGGTCACCAGGGAGCGCCTCGCATGGCAGCTGCGCAGGTTCGCGGACGGCGGCGTCCACAACCTCGTGGTGATCAACCTGGCCCCCGCCGGGCCGACCTTCGGCGCCCGGACCGACGATCCGGTGTGGTTCGGCGAGGAATGGTGGGCCCGTTTCACCGACGCCTGCCGGATCGCCGGGGAACTCGGCACCCGCCTGTGGTTCTACGACCAGATCGGGTTCTCCGGCGCCAACGTCCAGGGCGGTGTCACCCGCCGGCACCCGCGGGCCGCCGGCCGGGCCCTGCGCTCCCGCACGACGACCGTCTCCGGAGGCACGCTCGGGCTGCGGGGCGCCGAAAGCCCGGTCGCCGTCTACGACCTGACGGGACGTCGCCTGCCCATGGACCTGGACGCCGGTCCCGGCACCGCCCGGGTCGAGGCCGGGGACGGGACAGAGGTGCGGTTGGTCGCCACCGTCCCCACGGCGTTCGACTATCTGGACCCGCACGCCGTCGGCCTGCTGCTGGACGCCGTGCACCACGAGTTCGACCGGCGGGTCCCGGAGTACCTGGGCAACGTCGTGGCGGGGAGCTTCCAGGACGAGCTGCCCGGCACCAACTCCTGGAGCCACCGTTTCCCCGAGGAGTTCCGCGCCCGGCGCGGCTACGACCTGCTCGACCATCTGCCGGCCCTGTTCACCCCGACGGCCACCCCGGCGGAGAAGGCCCGGGCCGACCACCGAGCGGTCCGCGCCGACTACTACGCGGTCCGCGGGGAACTCACCGAAGAGGCCCTGTTCAGGCCGCTCGCCGCCTGGCACGAAGAACGCGGCATGCTCATCGGAGCCGACCAGAGCAACCCCGCGCGCGCGGGCTTCCCGGCCCAGTCCACGCAGATCTACACGGACTACTTCCGCACTCATCGCTGGTACGGAGCCGCCGGCAGCGACCACCACGGCGACGCCAAGGTCCACTCCTCCATGGCCCACCTCCACGGCCACGAGCGCGTCTGGATCGAGGCGTTCCACTCCTCCGGCTGGGGCGGCACCCTGGAGGACACCTACGACTGGCTCCTGCCGTTCCTGCGCAGTGGCGCCAACCTGTACAACCCGCACGCCAGTTACTTCGGTACCGCGGGCGGCTGGTTCGAGTGGGCGCCGCCGTCCACCGACTGGCGCCAGCCCTACTGGCAGCAGTACCCGGCGTTCTCCCGGGCCGTGGCCCGGATCTGCTCGATCATGTCCTGGGGTACCTACAGCGCCGACGTCGCGGTCCTGCACCCCACCGCGACCATGCAGTCCCTCATCCCGCTGGACGCGCCCGTCCAGCACTTCGGCGACGGCCGCCTCGGCGGGGCTCACGCCGACGTCGACGAGACGCAGCGCCACTACCTGGACCTGTGCGGCACGAACAACTGGCTGCGACCCCGGATCGGCGAACTGGACCGGCGGAGCGTCTCCTTCGACGTCATCGACGACGCCTCGGTTCTGTGCGCCAAGGCCGCGGACGGCTCCCTGCGCGTCAGGGACCAGGCGTACACCGCGGTCCTGCTGCCCTCGGCGAGCGTCCTGGAGGAGGAGACGGCACGCCGGTTGACCCAGCTGCTCGATGCCGGCGGCCGGGTGGTGGTCGTGGGCCGGCCGCCCGCGACGGCCGCCGGGGCGGACGGTGACGACGCCGTCGTCGTGGCGCTGCTGGACCATCCACGACTGGAGCGGGCGAGTGACGCCGCGGCGGGCGCGGCCGCGGTGGCCGACGCCGCAGGCCACGCGACGGGCGACGTACCGCTGCTCGTCAGGAGGCGGGGCGACGCGGCGGTCGCCCTGGTGACGGGGGCCTTTCCGGACGCCCGCACCGATCCGCCGAACGGCCGCCACGAGGTCGACCCCGCGCGTTACGCCCGCAGTACGGCCGTCACCGTGCGTGCCGCGGTCGCGGAGGCCGAGATCTGGAATCCGGCGACCGGCGCCCGAAGTCCGGCACGCGTCACCGTCGCCGACGGCATCTCGACCATCGACGTTCCACTGGAAGGCGCCCCCGCCGCTCTCGTCGTATGGCGCGAAGGCACACCGACCGTCCGGTCCACGGCACCGCTCCCCGAGCCGACGGAGACGATCGACGTCTCGGACGGTTGGGAGGGCCGACTGGTCCCCACCATGGACAACACCTGGGGCGACCTGGCGCTGCCCGCGGGCACGTCCGTCGACGAGCCGCAGATCTGGACCATGCGGTGGACCGAGACCGACGGGCCCGACGCGCACGGGGAGCAGTCGCGGGCGACGTACGGCAACCGGGTGTGCGTCCTGCCTCCGGTGCCCTGCGCCCAGGCCCCCGACCCGTTGCACGGCGCCCGTGTCGAGCAAATCCTGGCCGGGGCGGCGCCCCTGGCGCCCCCGGACGGCGGCTGGCGCGTCTCGTTGTACTCGTCGAGCCGGGGGATGGCGGATCAGGACGGTCTGCTCGGCAACAAGGGGATGGTGGCCGAGGAGTTCGTGCGCGTCCCCGTGCCCGGGAGCGGAACCGTCGCCCGGATCCGGGCGATCGTGGCGACGGACCACCGGGGCCCCGCCGATCTGCACATCGGCGCGGCTGCGGCAAAGCGGGTCTGGTGGAACGGCGAGCGGCTGGACATCGCGACGGGCTTTCTCGCCTCCGCCCAGGTGGAGGTCACGCGGTCCCACAACGTGCTCGAGTACGAACTGGGGGACGCCGAGGACCGGCCGCTGCTGATCTCGGGTGCCGCCGGCACACCGCTGGGCAGCTACTTCTGCCTCTCCCGCCCGGACGGGTTCACCGCGCGTCCGCAGTTCATGTGTCTCCCCGACGACGTACGACCGGACGGCGGAGTGACCTACCGGGGCCGGCTGCGCCTTCCCTCGGGCGGCGCGGCGGTGCTGGTCGTGGGCGCCGCGGTGGGCGTCACCGTCCTGCTCGACGGATCGGTCGTGGCGCGGCAGGAGAAGGTGGAGTACTACGAGTCCGACTGGGGCGCGGTACCGATGTTCTTCCGTCACCGACTGACCCTCGGGGCGGGCGAGCACGTCCTCGACGTGGTGGCCGACAGCGTCCACGCACGAGAAGCGGTCTTCGTCGACTGCGTGGCCGACGCGGGGTCCATCGCGACCGCTCTGGTCAGCGGCGCCGGGTGGGAGGCCCGGACGGGAGAGTGGCGCGGACGTACGGTCGAACACGAGGGCCGGTGGGGCGAGTTGCAGCACTGTTATGCCGCGGTACGGCCGCACCCGCTGCCGGACACCGAGTGGCTCACCGGCGCACCGGACCTCGGCACCGCCGTACTGCCGCTGCGGTCCACCGACGACGTCCGCGAGAGCGCGCAACGCTTCCGGTTCACGGTGCCCGCGGGCACCGTGTCGATGGACCTGCCGCTCGAGCTTCCCGCCCGGGTACGGGTCGGGGACGGCGCCGAGAAGACCCTCGACGGCCAGGTGCTGACACTGGATCAGCCGCTGTCGGAGCCCACCGAGATCGAGGCCGTCACCGTCCCCACGGCGGTGCTGCGGGGCGGCTCCGCCTGGCGCGGGCCGGTGCGGGTGCGTACCGTGCCGGCGCCCCTGCCGCTGGGGGACTGGCGCACGCTGGGGCTGGGCGGTTGGAGCGGCGGTGTGACGTACGCGCGGACCCTGGAGGTACCGGCCGGGCCGGACCCCGTGCTGGACCTCGGGCGGGTGCGCGGCAGCGTCTCGGTCCTTGTCGACGGCGAACCCGTGGGCGAGGCGTTCTGCGCGCCGTACCGCTTCGAACTCCGCGGTGCCGCCGGGCGTACCGTCCGCGTCGAGGTGACCGTCCACAACACCCTGGCCCCCTATTTCGCCGAAGCCACGCCGACCGCCTGGGCCTTCGAGTCCCAGCTCGGGTCGGGACTGCTCGGGCCCGTGACGCTCCGGATCCCCGGGCCCGCCTGACAGGGGCCGGGCTCAGGTGTCGGAAGGCGGCCGGGTCGAATCCCGGAGGACGAGGTCGGGCGCGAACACCCGTGTCCCGTGGGCGTGTTCCGCGCGGGCCTCCACCTCGTCGAGCAGCATCTCGACGGCCGCCCTGCCGAGTTCCTCGACCGGCTGCCGCACTGTCGTCAGGGTCGTCCCCACGAAGCTCGCGATGTCGAGGTCGCCGTAACCGACCACCTGCACCTCCTCGGGTATCCGCACGCCCCGCTCACCCAGTCCACGGCACAGCCCCGCGGCGAGGAAGTCGTTGGTGCAGAAGACCCCGTCGGGCAGCTCGTCCAGGCGGCGCGCGATCTCCCTGCCGTACGCCACCGTCATCTCCTCGGCGACGACCTGGCCCAGCCTCGCCGCACGCCGACTGCGCACGGCCTGCCGGGCGCCTTGGTACCGGTCGGCGCACTGCCGGATCCCGCGCTCCCCGTTCACCACGAGGACGTCACGCGCACCGCGGTCCAGGAGATGCGATACGGCGATCCGGCCTCCGGTGATGTCGTCGACGGAGACGGAGCAGCCGTCCTGGGCCGGCATCGCACGGTCCGCCAGCACCAGCGGGATGCCCCGCTCACGCAGCCGCGTCAGCCGGGTCGGATCGGCGCTGAGCGGAACCACCACGGCCCCGACGGCCCGCTGCTCGATCAGCATCGTGAAGTAGCCCTGCTCCCGCTCGGGCGCGTCCCCGCTGTCGCAGAGCACGAGGCTGTAGCCGTGCTCGTACGCCGCGTCCGCGGCACCCCGCGCGATGCGCGAGTAGAACGAGTTGGCCACGTCGGGCAGCACCAGACCGATGGAGGAGGAGTGCCCGGTCCGCAGGCCGGCGGCGCCCGGGTGGGGGACGTAGTCGAGCGCGGCGACCACGTCCCGGACCCGCTCGGCGGTGCGGGCGTTGACGCGCTCGGGCCGGTTGAGGACGTTCGACACCGTGGACACCGAGACCCCCGCGGCGGCGGCGACGTCCTGGATACGGGCGGGGCGAAGCGGAACGGCGTCCACCCCCCTCGCTGCGGCAGCCGTGCGACCAGGCACGACGCGGTCCTCATGGGCGGCGTCAGTCTACCCCGACCATCAGTAAATCGTTTTTCGGGAGGTGATGGTCGCCGAGGGGTGCCTCGGATCAGGCCTTCGCTCGGTCACGTGTCATGAGCCGCTTCAGGAGGGGCCAGGCCAGCAGCAACGCGATCACCGCGTACACGGTCACCGCGAAGGGCGTATCGACCAGTCCTGACACGCTGCCGTCGCTGATCTGCAGGGCCCTCCGCAGCTGCTGTTCGGCGTTCGGGCCGAGGATGACGCCGATGACCGCGGGCAGGATCGGCAGGCCGTAGCGCCGCATTCCGAAGCCGATCAGGCCGATGATCAGGAGGATCACCAGGTCGACCACCTCGCCGCCGACCGCGTACGCGCCGACCGCCGCGAAGAACATGATCCCGGCATACAGGTACGGCCGCGGGATGCGCAGCAGCTTGGCCCACACCGGAGCCAGCGGCAGGTTGAGCGCGAGCAGCAGCACCATGCCCACGAAGAGCGACGCGATCAGTCCCCAGACCAGATCCGGTTCGCGTTCGAAGAGGAGCGGGCCCGGCTGGATGCCGTACTGCTGGAAGGCGGCCAGCATGACCGCCGCGACCGCCGTGGTGGGCAGGCCGAGGGTCAGCATGGACACCAGCGTCCCCGCGGCCGAGGCCGACGCCGCCGACTCCGGTCCGGCCACCCCCTCGATCGCGCCCTTGCGGCCCCAGTCGTCCGGGTGCTTCGACAGGCGCTTCTCCGTGACGTACGACAGGAAGGTGGGGATCTCGGCGCCGCCCGCCGGAATCGCGCCGAACGGGAAGCCGATGAACGGGCCGCGCAGCCACGACTTCCAGGTCCGCCGCACATCGTCCCGGCCGAGCCACGGGCGGCCCACCGGGATCGGCTCGGACGGCAGGCGCCGTAGATGGGCCGCGACCCACAGGGCCTCGCCGATCGCGAAGAGGCCGACCGCGACGATCACCACGTCGATGCCGTCGGCGAGTTGGAGGGAACCGAAGGTCAGCCGTTGCTGGCCGGTCATCTGGTCCAGGCCCACCAGACCCAGCGTGAGACCGATGAGCAGGGACGCGAGCCCGCGGATGCGCGACGACCCCAGCACGGACGTCACCGCGATGAACGCCAGCACCATGATGGCGAAGTAGTCCGGAGCGCCGATGTCCACCGCCAGGTCGGCGACCGTCGGGGCGAGCGCGACCAGCAGGAGCGTCCCGATCAGACCGCCCGCGAAGTGGCCGATGGCGGCGGCCGCGAGCGCCTGCGCGCCACGCCCCGACTTGGCCATCGGGTTGCCCTCCATGGCCGCGACCACGGCGGCACTCTCACCGGGGGTGTTGAGCAGGATCGAGGTGGTCGAGCCGCCGAACATCGCCCCGTAGTAGATGCCCGCGAACATGATGAACGCGCCGGTCGGGTCGAGTCCGTACGTCACGGGCAGCAGGAGCGCGACCGCCATCGCGGGCCCGATGCCGGGCAGCACACCGATGGCGGTGCCCAGCAGCACACCGACGGCGGCCCACAGCAGGTTGATTGGGGTCAGGGCCGTACCGAAGCCGTCCATCAGGGAGTTGAAGGCGTTCACGTCACAGCACTCCCATCAGCGGGCCACCGGGCAGCGGCACTCCGAGCAGGTTGTTGAAGACGGCGTAGGTGGCCAGGGAGAGAACGGCCGCGATGAGCGGGTCCCGGTCGAGGCGGCGGCTGCCGAGCGCGAAGGCGGCTCCCCAGAAGAGCAGCGCGCCCGCGACGGGAAAGCCGACGGGTTCGATGAGGACGGCCGCGCCGAGGAACACGCCGGAGAGCAGCAGCACCGTGCGCCAGTCGGCGGGTTCGGAGAGGTCGATGTCCTCGCCGCCCTCGGCCTGGCCCCGGCCGCCGCGCAGGACGTCGACGGCGAGCAGGGCGGCGATGACGAGCAGCCCGACACCGACGACGACCGGTACCGTCTTCGGCCCGACGGGCCCGCGCTGAGTGACCTCGACGTCCATGGTGAGCGCGTCGGTCAGGACCAGCACGCCGAGCGCCAACAGCAGGACACAGACGCCGAGTTCGGAATGCTCACGCAGCCAGGAGCGGCGTTCCGCCGCCTCGCTCTCGGGGATGTCGGTCCGTGTCGTCACAGTCCCAGCTCCTTCAGCACCGACACCACGCGCTTGTCCTGGGCGTCCAGGAAGTCGCCGAACTTCTCGCCGGTCAGGAACGCGTCGTCCCAGCCGTTCTGCTGAAGGGACTTCTGCCACTCGGGCGAGTCGTGCAACTCCTCCACGAGGCGTACGAGCTTGTCGCGCTCGGCAGTGGAGAGGCCGGGCGGGGCCACGATGCCGCGCCAGTTGGTGAAGTCGACGTCGTAGCCGGACTCCTTGAGCGTGGGCGCGTCCTCGAGCTCGTCGACGCGTTCGGGGCCGGTGACCGCGAGCACCCGCAGCTCGCCCGCCTTGATCTGGTCGAGGTACTCGCCGACGCCGGACACCCCGAACGCGACCTTGTTGCCGAGGATCGAGGCGAGCAACTCGCCACCGCCGTCGAAGGGGATGTAGTTGACGTCCTTCGGCGGGACGCCGCCGGCCTTCGCCATCAGCATCGGCGCGAGATGGTCCGGCCCGCCGGGCGAGGAACCGCCGCCCACCGGGAGCTTGCCGGGATTCGCCCGCCACGCGTCGATCAGCTCGTCGATGCTCCGGTACGGGGAGTTCTTGGCGACCACGACGACGTCCTGCTCCTCGGTGAGGCGGGCGATCGGGGTGGTGTCGTCGAGTGTCCTCGGGGCGTGGTTGGAGCGGGCGGCGCCCACCACACCGAGACCCATCGACATGGCGAGCTTGCCGTTGCCGTGCTCGCTCACCAGCCGGCTGAGCCCTACCGTGCCGCCGGCGCCGGGCAGGTTGAACACCTCGATGTTGTGCGTGAGTCCGGCGTCCTCGGCGTTCTTCGCGGCCGTCCGGGCCGTGATGTCGTAGCCGCCGCCGGGCGTGTTGGGGACCATGAGGCGCAGGCCCGGGATCTGGGTGCCCGTCGCGGAGTCGCTGCCGGTCGTGAGCAGCGGAGGCCCGACGAGTACGAGCACGGCGGCTCCGAGCAGGGCGAGGGGGGTGCGCAGGCGCACGAGTGCCACCACCTGTCGGTACGTCTCTGCGGAACGGGGGAAGCCCTGTGGGGAGGGTGACGTGCGCCACATGCTGCCCGTGCGCCGCGGGCCTGTCTCTCTTCCGGAACCAACGGAGCTTGTGGTCTTTGCGGTCACCGGCGTCACGTGGGTGCGCACAGCTGCCTGGGCCGGTCTCTTTCCTTGGCCGCAGGTGAGCGCCATGATGGGCGCCCCGGCCCTGAGCCGCAGCCTGTCGCATCGGCACGAGAGATTGAGTCCGTCGTGGTCGCCTCCTTCCGTCGCCAGACCCTCGCGGGGGAGATGCTGGTCCTCCAGCTCGCCATCGTCGTGGTGGTGCTGCTGGCGGTCGCCGCCGTCTCGCTGGCCCAGTCGGAGGCCACGTTCAACCGCGTCGAGGGCCGCCGGGTCGGTGCGCTGGCCGAGCAGCTGGCCGCCACGCCCCTCGTGCGCAGCCAGCTGGTGGGGCGCGAGCCGCAGGAGGCCCTCGCCCCGCTGGTGAACTCCACGCAGACCCAGTCCGGGGTCACCTCCGTGACGGTGGCGGACGCCGACGGCCGGATCGTCAGCTCCACGAACCCCACGGCGCTCGGCGACCGCATGCCGCTGGGCGAGGGCGCCGCCGAGGGCCGGGGCTGGTCCGGCTCGCTGACCCTGGACGCCAGCCGCGAACTCGTCGCCCAGGTACCGGTACTCGGTGCGACCAAGGAGAACCTCGGGCAGCACCTGGGCACCGTGATGATCGGCGAAGCCGACCCGACGGTGTGGCAGCGCCTCAGCGGAGCGTCCTCGTACCTGCTCGCCTATCTCGGCATCGCCAGCGGCCTCGGCCTGGTCGGCTCCTGGCTGCTGGCCCGGCGC encodes:
- a CDS encoding ROK family transcriptional regulator, producing MLGGTNLPRVGGYNQAVVLDAIRTRGPVSRVELAELTGLTNQTVSNVVRKLLDAGLVTETGHAPSSGGKRRTLLAARPEGAYALGVHLDPDAAVIVLVDLAGEAITTRRIRLTVPSEPTDVVRRVARAALRLVDRSAVDPARLLGLGIAAPGPIDSSTGTVISPPNLPGWDRVRLIEMFAEATGMPVALDNDATAAAIGERWIGGEARAGSFLFLYLGTGIGAGIVLNNTVLHGDSGNAGEFGHMAVEPGDRVCHCGGTGCLGPYCSPAAIIDDLVRRHGQAAADRIGLAVDPQTLHGDWKLLRRAARTGDPSACDVVRHAARRIGQAARGAVSVLDVSRVVLGGEGLRGIEHIVREEIDTAVNSTSVARAIRPIAVEQSVMVDTVGAVGAASLVLHGNYTPGWRMLTESSG
- a CDS encoding L-fucose/L-arabinose isomerase family protein, producing MATTEPTTLAADRAAALRDLLPPVPRRRTRIGLVAGGLGTYWPQFPGLLPQLRESAQYVTERLRRLDAEVTDVGFISDAEEGAVAAEELRRADCDLIVLFLTTYLTSSMVLPIARRSHTPVLVIDLQPSERMDHASFDTGAWLAYCGQCPVPEVGNVFRRAGIPFRSVSGWLRQESAWRRIEQWIRAAHVRAALRHGRHGLMGHLYPGMLDVSTDLTLLPATFGSHVEVLEFDDLRHRVEKVTEEESRERMALARRIFAVDDSVADEDFAWGATVSVALDRLVEDFGLDTLAYYHRGLDGELHERLGAGLILGASLLTARGVPAAGEYELRTSVAQLATQSIGAGGSFTEIQALDFEDGVVEMGHDGPAHLAVSARDPLLRGLGVYHGKRGWGVSVEFDVQHGPVTLLGLGQDADGSLSFITSEGTVVPGPLLEIGNTTSRVDFGRDPGEWVDAWSATGVGHHWSLAVGHHTADFRAAASLLGIDHREV
- a CDS encoding MFS transporter, producing the protein MARTSTAPDHPEQPIPKRLWKVAALSGMASYLDAALIVSIAVNLAIYRDHYDMGVWMAGAISAIVTGCIAVGSLVGGRLADMFGRRRVYNLDILCFALGAVVITLAPNDIVLLVGVLVAGLAAGADLPTSLAVVSDAAPADGRARLVSFTQVMWVLGIVVVIFLGYVLSDAGMTGARIITGHLAVAALLTWQLRARLELADEPPDDAVEAEAAALDAPRGTALRNVWNRAALLPMAATFLYYVTWGIGANTFGQFGTYLLVTVSGASQSLATGINLAFLPIALVLTFVFVRLADTPWRDRLFYVFTIVQVVAFCIASLTAGALVGMLVFFVLYQISNPFAGEASYKVWSQLTLPPDTRGTTQGLTYALSRGVFAGVAFVTPALMEYSVSLLLWSITVCMAASGVAGVYIVRVLIRRSPDAAAAPADLGATRA